A portion of the Lolium rigidum isolate FL_2022 chromosome 1, APGP_CSIRO_Lrig_0.1, whole genome shotgun sequence genome contains these proteins:
- the LOC124683249 gene encoding L-gulonolactone oxidase 2-like — translation MEGRGVLVVLLLGLLLGLAGSSPPPSPVACTRGTSDCMVTNVYGSFPDRTICRAVNATFPRTEQELVAAVAAAAAVKRKVKAATKHSHSFPKLACPGGRDGTIISTERLNRTVSVDASSGLMTVESGMVLKDLIQAAAAAGLALPHSPYWYGLTIGGLLATGAHGSSLWGKGSAVHEYVVGMRIVTPAPASQGFAVVRELAVGDPDLDAVKVSLGVLGVVSQVTFKLQPMFKRSVTFEKRDDTDFAAQAAVWGNLHEFGDMAWLPRQGKVIYRTDARVPVSTPGNGLNDYLGFRANPTLALITARASEEHLEEDGSDIARCLAARLPPSLFELQGYGFTNDGSFFTGYPVVGFQNRIQASGTCISSKEDGLLSSCTWDPRIRGPFFYQSGFSIAVSKAPAYIAEMQKLRDLNPRAFCGLDAKLGVLLRYVKASSAYLGKSEDSLDFDVTYYRSYTEGEPRSHADVIDEIEQLALKKYGAVPHWGKNRNFVFDGAIAKYPKAAEFLKVKARYDPDGIFSSEWSDQVLGVSGSPNVVGKGCAIEGLCVCSDDSHCAPEKGLFCRPGQLFAEARVCSTRPAASGLRDEL, via the exons ATGGAAGGTAGAGGGGTGCTCGTGGTGCTACTCCTGGGGCTTCTCCTCGGCCTCGCCGGATCCAGCCCGCCGCCGAGCCCGGTGGCCTGCACCCGCGGCACGTCCGACTGCATGGTCACCAACGTGTACGGCTCCTTCCCGGACCGCACCATCTGCCGCGCGGTCAACGCCACCTTCCCGCGCACCGAGCAGGAGCTCGTCGCGGCTGTGGCAGCCGCCGCCGCGGTCAAGCGGAAGGTCAAGGCGGCCACCAAGCACTCCCACAGCTTCCCCAAGCTGGCGTGCCCCGGCGGCCGCGACGGCACGATCATCAGCACGGAGCGGCTCAACCGGACGGTGAGCGTCGACGCCTCCAGCGGGCTGATGACGGTGGAGAGCGGCATGGTGCTCAAGGACCTGAtccaggccgccgccgcggcggggcTAGCGCTGCCGCACTCGCCCTACTGGTATGGACTCACCATTGGGGGACTCCTGGCAACGGGTGCACACGGGAGCTCCCTGTGGGGCAAGGGCAGCGCCGTGCACGAGTACGTGGTAGGAATGAGGATCGTCACGCCGGCACCGGCGAGCCAGGGGTTTGCCGTCGTGAGGGAGCTCGCCGTCGGCGACCCCGACCTCGACGCAGTCAAGGTGTCCCTCGGCGTCCTCGGTGTCGTCTCCCAG GTTACATTCAAGTTGCAGCCGATGTTCAAGCGGTCGGTGACGTTCGAGAAGCGCGACGACACGGACTTCGCGGCGCAGGCGGCCGTGTGGGGCAACCTGCACGAGTTCGGCGACATGGCGTGGCTGCCGCGGCAGGGCAAGGTCATCTACCGCACGGACGCCCGCGTCCCCGTCTCCACGCCGGGCAACGGCCTCAATGACTACCTCGGCTTCCGCGCTAACCCGACGCTGGCGCTCATCACCGCCAGAGCGTCGGAGGAGCACCTGGAGGAGGACGGGAGCGACATCGCCCGGTGTCTGGCCGCGCGGTTGCCGCCGTCTTTGTTCGAGCTGCAGGGGTACGGCTTCACCAACGACGGCTCCTTCTTCACCGGATACCCGGTGGTGGGGTTCCAGAACCGCATCCAGGCGTCCGGCACGTGCATCAGCAGCAAGGAGGACGGGCTCCTCTCCTCCTGCACGTGGGACCCGCGCATCCGTGGCCCCTTCTTCTACCAGTCCGGCTTCAGCATCGCCGTCTCCAAGGCGCCTGCGTACATCGCCGAGATGCAGAAGCTCCGTGACCTCAACCCGCGCGCCTTCTGCGGCCTCGACGCCAAGCTCGGCGTGCTGCTCCGCTACGTCAAGGCCTCCTCCGCGTACCTGGGCAAGTCCGAGGACTCCCTCGACTTCGACGTCACCTACTACCGGAGCTACACGGAGGGCGAGCCGCGGTCGCACGCCGACGTGATCGACGAGATCGAGCAGCTGGCGCTGAAGAAGTACGGCGCCGTGCCGCACTGGGGCAAGAACCGCAACTTCGTCTTCGACGGCGCCATCGCCAAGTACCCCAAGGCCGCCGAGTTCCTCAAGGTGAAGGCCAGGTACGACCCCGACGGGATCTTCTCCAGCGAGTGGAGCGACCAGGTGCTCGGCGTCAGCGGGAGCCCCAACGTCGTCGGGAAGGGCTGCGCCATTGAAGGGCTCTGCGTCTGCTCCGACGACTCGCACTGCGCGCCGGAGAAGGGCCTCTTCTGCCGGCCGGGGCAGCTGTTCGCCGAGGCGAGGGTGTGCTCGACCCGCCCCGCCGCCAGCGGCCTCAGGGACGAACTGTAG